One stretch of Corallococcus soli DNA includes these proteins:
- a CDS encoding acetyl-CoA carboxylase carboxyltransferase subunit alpha, with protein MATGIGYALDFERPLIELEKKIEELKVLSTSGTVDFSSEISKLEKKAKKLQTEIFSDLTRWQVVQLSRHNARPYFLDYVQYLFTDFFEMCGDRHFGEDPSIVGGFARFDGKPVMVIGHQKGRNTKENMARNFGMPRPEGYRKARRLMELAERMEKPILTFVDTPGAYPGIGAEERGQAEAIAVNLEVMSRLRVPIISTVVGEGGSGGALAIGVGNRVLMFQNSVYSVISPEGCASILFRDATKADKAADAMRPTAPDLLEMKIIDEVIPEPPGGAHRDPPKAAEALGKMLRKHLGQLAELSPDELVKDRYNKFRALGMFSGK; from the coding sequence ATGGCAACCGGCATTGGCTATGCGCTCGACTTCGAGCGCCCGCTCATCGAGCTGGAGAAGAAGATCGAGGAGCTCAAGGTCCTCTCCACCAGCGGCACCGTGGACTTCTCCTCCGAGATTTCGAAGCTGGAGAAGAAGGCGAAGAAGCTCCAGACGGAGATCTTCAGCGACCTGACGCGCTGGCAGGTGGTGCAGCTGTCGCGCCACAACGCCCGGCCGTACTTCCTGGACTACGTCCAGTACCTCTTCACGGACTTCTTCGAGATGTGCGGCGACCGGCACTTCGGCGAGGACCCCTCCATCGTCGGCGGCTTCGCGCGCTTCGACGGCAAGCCGGTGATGGTCATTGGCCACCAGAAGGGGCGCAACACGAAGGAGAACATGGCGCGCAACTTCGGCATGCCGCGCCCGGAGGGCTACCGCAAGGCGCGCCGGCTGATGGAGCTGGCGGAGCGCATGGAGAAGCCCATCCTGACCTTCGTGGACACGCCGGGCGCGTACCCGGGCATCGGCGCGGAGGAGCGCGGGCAGGCGGAGGCCATCGCCGTCAACCTGGAGGTGATGAGCCGGCTGCGCGTGCCCATCATCTCCACGGTGGTGGGCGAGGGCGGCTCCGGCGGCGCGCTGGCCATTGGCGTGGGCAACCGCGTGCTGATGTTCCAGAACAGCGTCTATTCCGTCATCAGCCCGGAGGGCTGCGCGTCCATCCTCTTCCGCGACGCGACCAAGGCGGACAAGGCCGCGGACGCGATGCGGCCCACCGCGCCGGACCTCCTGGAGATGAAGATCATCGACGAGGTCATCCCCGAGCCTCCCGGTGGCGCGCACCGCGATCCGCCCAAGGCGGCCGAGGCGCTGGGCAAGATGCTGCGCAAGCACCTGGGGCAGCTGGCCGAGCTGTCCCCGGATGAGCTGGTGAAGGACCGCTACAACAAGTTCCGCGCGCTGGGCATGTTCTCCGGCAAGTAA